The Hymenobacter sp. GOD-10R genome includes a window with the following:
- a CDS encoding 7-carboxy-7-deazaguanine synthase QueE: MEQFYTIQGEGYNTGRAAYFLRLGGCDVGCVWCDVKESWDADQHPRVAITDMVAAVTAHPGRNVVITGGEPLMHDLTALTGALKEAGCQTWIETSGAYPLSGQWDWICVSPKKFKAPLPEVLRQANELKIIVFNKSDFTWAEQHAAQVGEHTRLYLQPEWSKATAMMPLIVDYVKEHPQWQVSLQTHKFLDIP; encoded by the coding sequence GAGGGATACAATACCGGCCGGGCGGCCTACTTTCTGCGCCTAGGTGGCTGCGATGTAGGCTGCGTGTGGTGCGACGTGAAAGAGTCGTGGGACGCTGACCAGCACCCGCGCGTGGCTATTACCGATATGGTAGCCGCCGTCACCGCTCACCCCGGCCGTAACGTCGTGATTACCGGCGGTGAACCCCTCATGCACGATCTTACCGCATTGACCGGTGCGCTCAAAGAAGCCGGCTGCCAAACGTGGATCGAAACCTCCGGTGCCTACCCGCTTTCAGGACAGTGGGATTGGATCTGCGTATCGCCGAAGAAATTCAAGGCGCCCCTGCCCGAAGTGCTCAGACAGGCGAACGAGTTGAAGATCATCGTCTTCAACAAAAGCGACTTTACCTGGGCTGAACAGCATGCGGCGCAGGTAGGCGAGCATACCCGCCTATACTTGCAGCCCGAGTGGAGCAAAGCCACCGCCATGATGCCGCTCATTGTCGATTATGTGAAGGAGCACCCCCAGTGGCAAGTTTCCTTGCAAACGCACAAATTTCTCGACATTCCGTAG